The window CCTACTTTAAGATCATTAAAAAGCAACTTAAGGCCATATCAGCTTCTAGGAGTACATTGGCTGTGGTTCCTTTTTCAAAATGGTCTTTCCGGGCTCCTCTGCGATGATATGGGTTTAGGTAAGACTCACCAAGCGATGGGCTTAATTGACGTTCTTCACCAGCACGAGCCTAATACGTCTTGCCTGATTGTATGCCCCACGTCGGTGCTGTTCCACTGGCAGGAAAAACTGCATAAATTCCTGCCCGAAATTCAAGTACACACTTTTTATGGCAATACTCGTAGCCTGACGCATTTTCACCAAACGAGAGGCATTCTCCTCACCTCTTACGGGATAGCCCGTAATGAAATTGAGCAGCTTTCCATGATCCCTTTTGACCTTATAGTCATGGATGAAATCCAAGTGGCAAAGAACCACCAAAGCCGCGTGCACAATGCACTAGTCAGTTTGCAAGGGCGTATGCGATTGGGAATGACCGGTACCCCTTTAGAAAACCATCTGCGTGAATTAAAAGCGCTTTTCGATCTATCATTGCCTGCTTATCTACCTTCAGAGCAGGATTTCCGCAATTTCTTCATAAAGCCGATAGAAAAAGAGAACAACATAGCACGCAGACTACTTTTAACGCGTCTAATTAAACCCTTTATCTTGCGTAGAAAAAAGGAAGATGTTCTTCGTGAGCTTCCTCCTAAAATTGAAGAAGTAGCCCACTGCCCACTGCTGAATAACCAACGCAAACTTTACAATGAAGTCATTACACAACAGCGGCCGAAGGTTATAGACTCTCTGGAAAGAGGCTCCGACCCCATTCCGTATGTCCATATCTTCAGCATCTTGTCGTCCCTTAAACAGATTTGCAACCATCCGGCAGCCTATTTGAAACAGCCCGAAAATTATAAAGAGTATTCTTCAGGCAAATGGGATCTTTTTGTAGAACTGTTAAATGAAGCCCGCCATAGCGGACAGAAAGTGGTCGTATTTTCACACTACCTGGCAATGCTGGATATTATGGAGCTCTATCTGGATGAGCATGGCGTAGGTTATTCTTCACTGCGCGGTTCTACCCGCAATCGTGCAGAAGAAGTACGCCGCTTTCAAAATGATCCTTCCTGTGAAGTGTTTCTAGGTTCCCTCCAAGCAGCAGGTACCGGTATTGATCTCACAGCGGCATCTGTAGTTATCCATTACGACCGTTGGTGGAACGCAGCCAAAGAAGATCAAGCGACAGACCGCGTACACCGTATTGGACAAGCTCGTGGTGTTCAAGTATTCAAACTTGTGACCAAGGATACGTTTGAAGAAAGAATCGACAGGATGATCACGGAGAAAGGTAAGCTGATGGAAGAGATCGTCACAACAGATGATCACCAAATCCTCAAAAGCTTCAACAGGCATGACTTATTGGATCTGCTTAAGACGGTGGAGGCCGGCAAGGGTGTTGCCGCTATCGAAGCTTCTGATGAACTTTAGAGGTCATGTCAGGCTAACCTTGTGCTGCGACTTGTCCTTGCAGTTGTATACTAGGGAACGTTTCGGTTCGCAAATAGAGGTTGAAGCAAAATTAAATTTCTATCTTAGGTAGATTGTACACAGATCTCTAAGCACTTACCTTCCCCAAAGAAATCATTATAAGTTTCATTGTTAAAAAAATTTCCGCAGCTGCTATGGCTCCAAAATTCCCATTGGAAGGATAACGGGCTATAGAATAATGAAAATAATCTTTGGGTATTTGTTCTCCGACTAATCCAATTAGTATCGATAAAAGGAATGAAATTTAATTCCACTAAGGTAAAATTTTTGTTGAGCAAGGTGATTCCACGGGAATCCAAAGATTTTAGTGCTGAATGATAGTCTGCTTCAGGTAAGTTGGCTTTTTGTAATAGATCTTTCATATGATCATAAATAGCTTTAAGAGATCTATTGTGCAATTTCTCAAATGGAACGTGGTACTTATTCAATTTTTCAATATTTATTTTGAGTGTCATTTTTAATAAGTTAAACCAACTGTCGTATTCTTCTTGAGTGAGTATTCGATTCCGAGAAAAGTTCTGAGCTTCTGAAATATATTTATTTTTTACTGCCTCTAGACCTCTCGTGGCAAGCTCGATATACATTGGATGGAAAAAAATAAAATTCATACTATGACCATACATGTTGCCGACACGTTTTTGATTTTGTCGTTTGGTGATATCGAAATTAGTGACATAATAATGGAGAAAGTCGAGGACATCCTCAGACCTCTTTACGGGATATGAAATTTTAGAAGGAATGTGAAACGGCTCCAGTAAGCCCAAACTTTGCCATAAATATTGTGAATATACTCCCGGGTCTTGTTTCCAAGGAGAGGTAAGCTTAGGAGAAGGTAAATTTTTATTATAAGTGCTAATTATACGTTTTTCAAACCTTGGTTGACTAAAGGAGTTAAGAAAATTCTTTACAAAAAAATCAAGGCGACCTTTTAGTAGCTTATAGTCTTTATTCGTTGCATATATACAATTGACAGACTCTATTAATGATTGTTCCAAGAAAGCTTTAAATTTATCGTACGAATTTATATAGGGTACGGGAAATTCATTTATTTTATCTTCTTCCACAAAGAAATTGCATCCCTTAGATTTCTTTAAGTTATGATCGTATAATATGGAAAGCTTATCGATTTTTTTTATTATTTCTTGAATAAGCACACCAGTAAAGGACTCCAATTGAGGTAAGTTTTGATTTCTAATTATCTTCTTAAACGTATATTCCAATACAAAATTCAAAGTATCCGATGTAACTTTTTTTATTTTAAGCATATTGAACTGCATCAATGTGCTTTCCAAAGCCCTTGTCATTAATGGTTCAAAGACTGACAGGTAAACAATAGTGCATTCATATTCCAATTGATCCGAAGAGATCTTCAAAGGGCTTTTAATAAAGTGAGAGGCCTGTAATAGAAGCTTTTTAAGGAATAATTCATGTGTGATTTCATTAACAGGAATAGTTGAATGTCTTGGAGGGATAGTATACAAAGCTGATTTTATCCAAGCTTCAATATCAGCTTGATCAATGCCTAAATACCTGGATAATTTTAGTACTGAAGGATGATCTTTTAATGGAAGTGCGCACGACGTTAGTAAAATATGTGTAGAATGTCCAATTTGATATTTGAAATTACTTTTTAATTGAATCGTATCTACTGTTAAATTTAAAATTGAATCGTAGATTTTATTTTCTTTAGTAATAGAAAGCTTCCCTTCTAAAAGCTTAAGCATGAGTTGAATTGCTTTATCTACATTATTAGTTTGGATATGGATGAGAATACTAGTGGCTGCGCAGGAATGGCGGCTTGCGGCTTGGGATATTTTTGAAAAAAGGAATAACAGGATTCCTCTGATAATATCCCTTTTAGTAATAGGACCTGCAGAAGGGATATTAAGCATCCCTTTTAATAAAAGTGCAAATCTCTCATCCATTAAGATAGTGCTCACATCAATCATTTCTAATGTAAGCTTGAACTGAGGATTTTTGATAAAATTAGAAATATGTGAACCGATAATATTTGAAAAACCAAACTGTTTTAGTTCGTGACTTGCATTAAGCCATTTTCTCATTATGTCTAGATCAATACTGCAGTTCATATTGACGCAATTCGAAACCATATTATTAACATAGTAGTTAATTGCATAATCAGAAGTGATAATATCGGGATAGAAGCTTCCTTCTGGCATTTGTAATAATGCCCTTGTTTGATAAAGGGTCATCTCGATAACAGCCTTATAGGATGTTTCGTCTAATGCTAGCTGGGAATGTATCAGTGCTTGATTATGTACTTGCTCTATATCAAAGTTATAGGGAAGACAAGCCCAGAAATGGGGTGGCAAAGTCAGTATATAATAAGCAGCAAAGATGTCATTATACTTTCTTAAATGGATCATCGCATATTTAAGTGAAAGGGAAGGTTTATGACGGGGATTTGAGAAAGCTTCATTGAAAACATGCACTATGTGGTCTGGGTAAATACCTGATGCAAATTTAACCAAGAGTTGTAAATCTTCAGGGATTTTTTGGAAAACAGTCATCCAAAGAATACAGTTTTCAATGATCCTTTGTTTCAAAGGATCAAAGGGTGCATTTACGTAGACTTTTGCAAAGGCCTCGATAATTTCTGTTTGAGGGGACTGCAGAAAGGCGGCGAGAATATGGAAAATCCTATCATCGGGCACTCCATTTTCAATGAGACGGGTAACAAAAGTTTGTAGCCCGTAGCTTTGGATAAGTATAGTACATAGCTCAATATGCGGATGTTTTGACGGGTCATTAATCCATAACTCTAAGAGTTGATCTGCTAGTTTGAGATTATCACGTAGAATTAATAGATGCAGACATTCTCTAATGTGATAGGGAAGTTGAGCTTGCGCTTGCAAGTAAGGGTTCAGACTTAGGTTAGATTGATAAATTGTTGTGAATGTTTCATTCCATTTTAGATCAAATGTTGAAGAAGACAGCTTAAACTGTTCTAGTAAATGCCAAATAATTATTGCCGTATGGATTGGATAGGTGTAGCGGAATATGGAATTAACTATTTCAAGATTATTATTAATTCCTGACCAAAGCAAATTTCCCGCACAATGGGGAGTGGAGCAGCAATCTAAGAACTTCGATATGGCTGCATGCTCCATTTTACCTTCTTGAAGAATAGTAAACATTTTTTCTAATCTATTTATTAGAAAGTGCGGTGTCTGGAAGGATAGACTACCGACTGAACATAGGATCCTTAAATCTTGCGGGTTAGAGGTTAGATGTTGAAATAACTTAAAAAGTAGTAGAGGTTGAGTTCTACGGATTTCATCTAGATTGTGAAAAAGGTATGGTTTCTCTTGTTTAAAAGAGTTGTTTAGAATTTTAAAAAGTAGAGGTAAGTGTATTAATAAATTAGCTTCTTTCAACCATTCTTGCAGGCTGTTTGTTAAAGTAATAAAATCTATTTCTTGATGAGTATCTTGTATGAACTTACACAACTGGTTTATTGAACCGGGGTAAGATTTCATGAAGAAAATGATATTATGCAAAAAGTCGAGATCACTATTTTTTTCAAAGAGCCTTACCCAAGTGATGACGTGAGCTGGACCTAAACAGACTAATTCTTGAAATGCTAATTGAAGCGGTTGATTTGTTTCAGTATTTTGTACAACATCCAAAAACAGATAGAACTCTGCGGTATTCTGAAAAGTTGCTGAGGATATGCTTTTCATTAAATGTGGTTGAGTTTCGAGTATGGCTATAGCCGGCTCGATGCTCTTTCCAAGTAGCTCAAATAGATCCAAAAATTTATTGTGGGGAAGGGAGAAATCTCTATAGAAACGCAGAGAGAGATCTACAAGATTCGAGTTATTAAGGAATTCAGTCCGTGTAGTTTGTTTACATTTGCAAAAATAGGTATGAAAGTCATTAGACAGGACAGGGGATGAATAGATTTTCAGCCAATTGTTGAATAGATAAGGGTTTTCCCCAACAAAATCATAGTTATTGTCGATTCTTTCATGGATGTGGGGAATCACAAAAGGGGCAAAAAATGCAATTCCTCTGCGCTGATGATAAATATTTATACAAAAGAAAAAGGTTTTCAGTATTTTTGCTGTAAGAGAATTTAAGCTGTATTTTCCAATGAGCTCGCCGGCAACATTTGCATCCGCAATTTCATTATTTAGGACAAGTTTACACCACGTTGTCATCAAGTAGACATGTTCGTTTGAAAGTAGTGATTTGAAATCTAATTTATAGTGTGGACCTAAAATGGATAGGTAAAGATAGAGACGTTGCTCAAAAGAAGTATTTGCTGGGTTATTTTCTAATCGATCCAGTAGTTCAAATAAACTCATGCCATAAGGTAGGCGTTGTACATTTTTATCTGTAATGAGATTTATGTTTTGATTAGCAATATTTTGAATATTTTCATTATAAACTGGATTAAATAAAAGTATTGTCTGTGTGTTATTTTCAGTAAATTTATTAAAATATGTATTATCTACCGATATGTAAGTCATTATTTTGTGTACTTAAAATAGTTATTTGTAATTACTATTATAGTATATTTATGTTAAGAAAGTGTTAATTGAAGTGATTTTATAATGATTAATTATATGTAAATAATTAATTGATTAATATTAAAAAATAGTTTTCTAATTATGAGAAAATAGTAATTGAATGTGAGAAGAAAATCTTAATGAATAAGTTGCTGTAATTATATTCAACTGAATTCAATACTTGAAATTTTTGCAATTCCAAAGATGCTGTAGAGCTAAAAACCGATTCTTAAGTTCAATGGAGTATAGAAAGGAAATGTCTAATAGACGTGTTGCTTGACAGATGATAAAGCGCATCTGTCAAGCTGGATCAGTATGAAATCAGAGTCAAATTAGGAAGAAGTAGGCTCGTCTAGGAATTCATCATCGAATTCTTCGCCCATTTCTTCTTCATACTCTTCCTCTTCTTCAGGTGAAGCTGAATGTTGAGGTTGGTAAGATGGGTTACGCTCTTCTTTATTAACGCGTTTACGGCCTTTAAGGAACATTCTTAGTGGGCAACCGGTGAAGGCATAAACTTCTCTAAATTGATTATAGAGGTATTTTTTGTAAGAATCAGTCATCAAGTTAGGATAGTTGACGAAGAAGATAAATGTAGGAGGTTCAATGCCAACCTGAGCCATGTAATAGATACGCAGTCTTTTTCCGGTAATCATAGGTGGATTGGTCTTCTGAATAGCCGCTATGAGGAACTTATTGAGCTGGTGAGTAGTAATACGTGTTTTGGAGGCTTCATAGACGTTATTTACTTCTGTGAAAATTTTATCGACATTTCTACCTGTTTTTGCAGAAATAAAGATTTTGGGCAGTGCTTTAAAAAGGGTACATCATTCTCGATACTTTTCAAGCAGTGCTCCATACGGAAGCCTTTAACTAGGTCCCACTTATTAAACAGAAGTACGCATCCTTTTCCGGCTTCTTCAATTTCCGAAGCGATTTTCTTCTCTTGTGCTGTAAGGCCTTGCTGGGCATCTAGCATCAAAATACAAAGATCCGCTCTTTCAATTGCTTTGGTAGTACGGATCGAGGCGAATTTATCCACAACTTCTTTTTCGGCAAATTTTCTGCGGATACCTGCAGTGTCGATCAGGGTGTATATTTGATCGTTCAACTCAAAAGGAATATCTATACTATCTCTAGTGGTACCTGGAATTGGGCTGACGATGCATCTGTTTTCGTCCATAAGGTAATTGAGGAGAGAGGATTTACCTACGTTAGGGCGTCCAACGATGGCGACTTTAATACCGGGATTTTTCTCTTCTTCTGAATCTTTGGGAGCGACTTTATTTAATGCAGTTTCTAGGAGTTCAGCAATATGCCAACGTTGAGAAGCGGAAACAGCAATAATATTCTTAATGCCAAGTTCATGGAAGGAATGAAGCTGCCACTCTTGGGAGGGGTGGTCGATTTTATTGACCGCTAAGCAAAGTGGTTTATGGGTAGAAAGCAGCATTTTGGCAACTTCTGAGTCCAAAGGTGTGACACCAATCCGCACATCTACAACCATGATAATGCTATCGGCTTCCTCGATGGCGATTTCAGCCTGTTGCTTGACTTGCTCATTGAAGGGAGCTTTGGAGCGGGGATCAATACCACCGGTGTCGATCACTTCGAATTGGCGCCCAAACAGTTCCGTCTCGCAGTAGAGGCGGTCGCGTGTGATTCCCTCTGCTTCATCCACAATGGCAATTCTCTTATTGCAGATGGCATTAAACAGTGCGGATTTTCCCACGTTGGGACGTCCGACAATAGCAACTTTAGGTAATGTAGTCATAATTAATCTGTGAAAAATTTGCCTAAATCATAGCAAAAGAGGGGATTAAAAGCGACTTTATTGATTTTGAAAGAAAAATGCAGGGGAAAAGGGAGCGCAAAACGAATTTCGCGCTCCCTAAAAACAGTGATTAATCCAGATCCAATACGAAGTAAGCCGGGAAGGCGAACTGGTTGTTTGGACGTGGTGTCGCTTGAACTGTCACTTCCTGCCCTACGTAATCTTGCAGGTTGACAAACGAGCTATACAAATAGGCAATAGGCAGATGGCCGGAGTTCACGAGTACATAATCGCCTGGTTTGTTTTTAACAGGGCGGTTGTAGGGCTCGATTACACCTTTAAGAGCAATAGCTTCAGCAGCTTGTGCAGAATAATAGTCATCACGCGAGCAATATCCGCGTTGACGGCACCAAGCTTGATAGAGTTTATCTTCAGAAGGTTCCCAAGCAGCCATTTTAGCTGTAATCTGTTTTTCTATAGGCTTAGCAACAGGCTGTTCAACTGGTTCAGGTGGATAGACGGGCTGCGGTCTAGACTGTTCTTTAACTCTATTTGCATTTGCACGGAGGGAATCCGCCTTCATTCTGTTCTGATCTTCAAGATAAGCGACTTTCTTTTTCAAGTAGTCTTCTTGAGTTTGTGTAAGCCGTTCTTTAGCTTGGCTGACTTGCTCAGGAAACTCACTGTAGCTATCGATGATTTTTCTGAATCCGGCGATAACAGGCTCAATCTGTATTTGTTCGAAAGGCTTGTTGAGCTGTTCTTCTGCATTATTAGAGGTCTGTTGCAACAAAATGTTGACATCATTTTTACGACGATTGATCGTGGCTAGGAGATTTGCATCGCCCGCTTTTTCGATGAAATCTTTGCTGACAAAGAAGCGTGTACTTGTGGGAGGAACGATTTCCATCCATTTATTATTTTGCCCGCTAATGCGTCCATCTACACGGTCGCCTCCATTTAGCTGTGCAATAATCGGGGAGTCTAGGCTGGGTTCCAATCGGACGTTGACATTGCTGCCTTCCACCACATTATCCAACACGAGTGTGCGGTAAATATAGCCTTTTAGGTCTGTGGGGGGTTGGACTGCGTAATAATCTTCTGTTTCACCCACGACGACGATCATATCGCCTTTGTTGAGTTCGCGTACGATGGCCCCATCTAGGGTAGGCTGTACACGTAATCTGACTTTATTACGGCTAACTTTGCCGGTAAAGGCTTTAAAAGGAGGTTGAGGGGGTTTGACAGGAAGCGGAGGTGCTTCTTTTTTAACAGGAGTTTCGGTGTTTGTGTTGGAAGAAGGGATAGCTTCTTCATCTACAATTTTTACCTCTGCAATGAGAGGCATTCCAAAGGAAAATAAGGTAATAAGAAAGGGAATGATTTTGCGCATTATTTAGTCTCCTGCAGCTCAGAAGGGTGGATTGTATTTGTTATGGCTATTATTGACAAGAGAGAGATTTAGATTTTTAAACTACCTAGAGACAAATTTTTAAGAAGAGGAGGCTGGATTTTGAAGTTTTTTCAAAATCCAGCCTAAGTCGTTGATTTAGAAGCATTTTCTGAACAGAAGTTAACTTCTTAAAACGGCGATGATATGTTCGCATCCATGATTGCCGCAATTACAACCGATCTCTCCGTCTTTGATAAACACTTTATATTGTTCGATAGGGCTTTCTCTGTGATGAACATTATAACAGTTGTTCTCATTGGGCTCGACGATCCAAGGATCGGTAGCAGACAACGGTAGTTCGGCGACTTTATGTTCTGTAACTATCTCAGGTTCATCAACATGAGCGTGCCGGTGGATGGCGCGCGAAACTTGGCAGAACATACAGTTGCAATGAGGTTCGCCCTTGGGCAAACTTGAAACTTCCCTTGGGGAGACGACTTTTGCAATCGTTGCAATCTTATCGATAATTTCCGAGGGCAAGTCAGGCATATGCGCCTGTTCGGGATTATGCTGCATGCTCGATGCCATCATATTTTCCATAGAACCAAAGCCAAGGCGTAAAGGAAATTCCGTGGCTGTCATTCCATCGAGTTCATTTTTTATAGGGCGAAGCTGCCTTTTTGGAGTTTGTTCCCCCAAATAAGCTGCATGCACACTGAAGATTTGTTCTAATAATGAGTCCGGCAGGTTGGGTATTTGTACGATGATCCCGTCTGTTAAATAGACCATCAAGTTTTCATCCTGCATATGAAGAGCGATAACATGTCCCCAGCTGGTTGAAATATGTGGGGGAATGCTTAATACTTCGCGGTTTATTAACATCAAAAACCTCCGCGTTTTGATACAAAGAAAAATTATTATTAACTATATTGCATTATAACGTAACATGTTGCTTAGTGTCAAATGATTTAGCACTTGAAGTGCGAGATTGCTGGATTTATCATAAAGGAAATTTGCTCAATGAAAACATTTGTACTCGATACCAACGTTCTATTGCATGATCCCGAATCAATTACCAAGTTTCCACGTCACCAAATCGTGATCCCTGTCACGGTTCTCGAAGAACTCGATAAACTTAAACGCTCTCCTAATGAATTAGGGCGAAATGCGCGGGCAGTTTTCCGATTTTTAGATTCTTTGCAAACCCTAGGAACAGGCAACTTGCATACGGGAGTGCGTTTACCCAATAACTCCCTGATTCGTATAAAAATGGAAGCGCACCATGAATACCCGCAGCTGTCGCCCGCTATTAATGATAATAAGATCATCTTAGCCGCTTATGAACTCCACGAAAAAGGGGAGAGGGTCGTCTTCGTCTCAAAAGATTTCGCTGCACGTATCAAAGCCGAAGCTAT is drawn from Parachlamydiales bacterium and contains these coding sequences:
- the der gene encoding ribosome biogenesis GTPase Der, whose product is MTTLPKVAIVGRPNVGKSALFNAICNKRIAIVDEAEGITRDRLYCETELFGRQFEVIDTGGIDPRSKAPFNEQVKQQAEIAIEEADSIIMVVDVRIGVTPLDSEVAKMLLSTHKPLCLAVNKIDHPSQEWQLHSFHELGIKNIIAVSASQRWHIAELLETALNKVAPKDSEEEKNPGIKVAIVGRPNVGKSSLLNYLMDENRCIVSPIPGTTRDSIDIPFELNDQIYTLIDTAGIRRKFAEKEVVDKFASIRTTKAIERADLCILMLDAQQGLTAQEKKIASEIEEAGKGCVLLFNKWDLVKGFRMEHCLKSIENDVPFLKHCPKSLFLQKQVEMSIKFSQK